One genomic window of Cololabis saira isolate AMF1-May2022 chromosome 3, fColSai1.1, whole genome shotgun sequence includes the following:
- the LOC133438586 gene encoding apoptosis-associated speck-like protein containing a CARD, with the protein MAQKNPTRILKNFLNHLSVDNFNDFCDALLDRREEPCVPRVRVEGKSRLEIGNVMISTFTEQGALKVAEEILREIDCSEAANKLAKEAGPAGPAGGAGPAGGAGPAGGAGPAGGAMEHFVDVHMEDLVQRVSYVDPILDALLIKKVIQPEAYDTIRALPTSQNKMRELYKGPFRSSNTCKDIFLEILRKQQPYLIADLENK; encoded by the exons ATGGcgcaaaaaaaccccacaaGGATTTTGAAAAACTTCTTGAACCATCTTTCTGTGGATAACTTCAATGACTTTTGCGACGCGCTCCTGGACCGCAGGGAGGAACCGTGTGTCCCTCGCGTGAGGGTGGAGGGCAAAAGCCGCCTGGAGATCGGTAATGTGATGATAAGCACTTTTACGGAGCAGGGAGCCCTGAAGGTGGCAGAGGAAATCCTCAGAGAGATCGACTGCTCCGAGGCTGCGAACAAACTCG CTAaagaggcaggaccagcaggaccagcggGTGGAGCAGGACCAGCGGGTGGAGCAGGACCGGCAGGTGGAGCAGGACCAGCGGGTGGAGCCA tggaGCACTTTGTGGACGTACACATGGAGGACTTGGTCCAGAGAGTGTCCTATGTCGACCCCATTTTGGATGCGCTGTTGATTAAAAAAGTCATCCAACCCGAGGCTTATGACACTATAAGAGCTCTGCCAACCTCTCAGAACAAGATGAGGGAGCTCTACAAAGGTCCTTTCAGAAGCTCCAACACCTGCAAAGACATCTTCCTCGAAATCCTTCGGAAGCAGCAGCCGTATCTCATAGCTGACCTCGAAAACAAATAG
- the LOC133438568 gene encoding apoptosis-associated speck-like protein containing a CARD, whose translation MAQKNPKRILKSVFSNLSKEDFDAFRDALLDRGEVPCVKVEGKSRLEVGNVMINTFTEQGALKVADEILREIGCSQDADKLAKEAGPAGPAGPAGPAGPAGGAGPAGPAGPAGPAGPAGAAMEHFVDVHMEELVQRVSCVDPILDALLKRKVIQPEAYDTIIALPTNQKKMRELYKGPFRSSDTCKDIFLQIVEKQQPFLIDDLKRK comes from the exons ATGGcgcaaaaaaaccccaaaaggaTTTTGAAAAGCGTCTTCAGCAATCTTTCTAAGGAAGACTTCGATGCGTTTCGCGACGCGCTCCTGGACCGCGGGGAGGTCCCTTGCGTAAAGGTGGAGGGGAAAAGCCGCCTGGAGGTCGGGAATGTGATGATAAACACTTTCACGGAGCAGGGAGCTCTGAAGGTGGCAGATGAAATCCTCAGAGAGATCGGCTGCTCCCAGGATGCGGACAAACTCG CTAAAGAGGCAGGACCAgcgggaccagcaggaccagcaggaccagcaggaccagcgggtggagcaggaccagcaggaccagcaggccCAGCAGGCCCAGCGGGACCAGCGGGTGCAGCCA tggaGCACTTTGTGGACGTACACATGGAGGAATTGGTCCAGAGAGTGTCCTGTGTCGACCCCATTTTGGATGCGCTGTTGAAAAGAAAAGTCATCCAACCCGAGGCTTATGACACTATAATAGCTCTgccaaccaatcaaaagaagatGAGGGAGCTCTACAAAGGTCCTTTCAGAAGCTCCGACACCTGCAAAGACATCTTCCTCCAAATCGTTGAGAAGCAGCAGCCGTTTCTCATAGATGACCTCAAAAGAAAGTAG
- the LOC133440648 gene encoding apoptosis-associated speck-like protein containing a CARD, which translates to MPPRRIKMVLLDTMESLSKQNFAAFCDRLLDRREEPRVRRCRVEGKSRLQVLDVLVCTFTEDGAARVTAELLHDIGCNQEAQSLVAEACPATMAAYQHLLKIPKRRDNQSMSISRVERKSRLEIGKVMISTFTEQGALKVAEEILREIGCSQAADKLAKEAGPARPAGPARPAGQVGAAMEHFVDVHMEELVQRVSNVDPILDVLLIRKVIQPEDYDTIRALPTNQKKMRELYKGPFRSSDICKDIFLQIVEKQQPFLIDDLKRK; encoded by the exons ATGCCGCCCAGGCGCATTAAGATGGTTCTGCTGGACACCATGGAAAGCCTGTCGAAGCAGAACTTCGCGGCGTTCTGCGACCGGCTCTTGGACCGCAGGGAGGAGCCGCGCGTCCGGCGCTGCAGGGTGGAGGGGAAGAGccggctgcaggtcctggacgTGCTGGTCTGCACCTTCACCGAGGACGGGGCTGCGCGCGTCACCGCGGAGCTGCTGCACGACATCGGCTGCAACCAGGAGGCGCAGAGTCTCG TGGCAGAG gcctgtccagctacaatggcaGCCTACCAGCATTTGTTAAAGATTCCCAAGCgcagggacaaccaatcaatgtccatttcaag GGTGGAGCGGAAAAGCCGCCTAGAGATCGGTAAGGTGATGATAAGCACTTTCACGGAGCAGGGAGCTCTGAAGGTGGCAGAGGAAATCCTCAGAGAGATCGGCTGCTCCCAGGCTGCGGACAAACTCG CTAaagaggcaggaccagcaagaccagcaggaccagcaagaCCAGCAGGACAAGTGGGTGCAGCCA tggaGCACTTTGTGGACGTACACATGGAGGAATTGGTCCAGAGAGTGTCCAATGTCGACCCAATTTTGGATGTGCTGTTGATTAGAAAAGTCATCCAACCCGAGGATTATGACACTATAAGAGCTCTgccaaccaatcaaaagaagatGAGGGAGCTCTACAAAGGTCCTTTCAGAAGCTCCGACATCTGCAAAGACATCTTCCTCCAAATCGTTGAGAAGCAGCAGCCGTTTCTCATAGATGACCTCAAAAGAAAGTAG